The following are from one region of the Penaeus vannamei isolate JL-2024 chromosome 28, ASM4276789v1, whole genome shotgun sequence genome:
- the LOC113828953 gene encoding very long chain fatty acid elongase 4-like isoform X2, whose protein sequence is MEVLKEKIIHVQDLYKWADSLSDERVREWPLMSSPLPTLGLVAVYLTFVKVGPKVMENRAPFQLRIPLILYNLAVMLLNLYIGVELAIVSVRLRYSWFCQPVSYSKNPDEMRIAAALWWYYASKLIEFTDTVFFILRKKNNQLTFLHIYHHSTMFCLWWIGIKYVAGGSSFLAAMMNSFVHVIMYAYYGLAAFGPSVQKYLWWKKHITCIQLVQFGSAGVLGARAIVVGCDFPLWMQYALVVYMASFMFLFGQFYMQAYRRKEKKLKDGRNGNIRHQNGTNGVMSNGVSPNSKFAKGEQKKSDKSNGESKSHRTNVRTRAQSRREGRPRHDS, encoded by the exons ATGGAGGTGCTCAAGGAGAAGATTATTCATGTTCAGGACCTTTATAAATGGGCAGATTCATTGTCAG ATGAACGTGTCAGAGAATGGCCGTTGATGTCATCGCCCCTGCCAACCCTGGGCCTAGTGGCAGTTTACCTCACCTTCGTTAAAGTGGGACCCAAAGTCATGGAGAATCGTGCTCCATTTCAGCTTAGAATTCCCCTGATTTTATACAACTTGGCTGTCATGTTGCTTAATCTGTACATTGGAGTTGAG TTGGCAATTGTTTCTGTGAGACTCCGGTATAGCTGGTTCTGTCAACCTGTTAGTTACTCTAAAAATCCAGATGAAATGAGG ATAGCAGCTGCATTATGGTGGTACTACGCATCAAAATTGATAGAGTTCACTGACACGGTGTTCTTCATATTACGGAAGAAGAACAATCAGCTCACCTTCTTGCATATATACCACCACTCGACCATGTTTTGCTTGTGGTGGATAGGAATCAAATATGTTGCAGGGGGCTCTT CTTTCCTCGCAGCAATGATGAACAGTTTTGTACATGTAATCATGTATGCTTACTATGGACTCGCAGCTTTTGGTCCCTCAGTGCAAAAATATCTCTGGTGGAAGAAACACATTACCTGTATTCAGTTG GTTCAGTTTGGGAGTGCTGGTGTACTAGGAGCCCGTGCCATAGTTGTGGGTTGTGATTTTCCATTGTGGATGCAATATGCACTGGTTGTGTACATGGCCAGCTTCATGTTCCTCTTTGGGCAGTTCTACATGCAAGCCTACAGACGCAAG GAGAAGAAACTCAAGGATGGCAGAAATGGTAACATTCGCCACCAGAATGGGACCAATGGGGTGATGTCCAACGGGGTATCTCCAAACTCAAAATTTGCTAAAGGAGAGCAG AAAAAGTCTGATAAGTCCAATGGGGAGTCCAAATCCCACCGCACCAATGTCCGCACAAGAGCCCAGTCTCGCCGTGAGGGCCGTCCACGCCATGACTCTTAA
- the LOC113828953 gene encoding very long chain fatty acid elongase 4-like isoform X1 — MEVLKEKIIHVQDLYKWADSLSDERVREWPLMSSPLPTLGLVAVYLTFVKVGPKVMENRAPFQLRIPLILYNLAVMLLNLYIGVELAIVSVRLRYSWFCQPVSYSKNPDEMRIAAALWWYYASKLIEFTDTVFFILRKKNNQLTFLHIYHHSTMFCLWWIGIKYVAGGSSFLAAMMNSFVHVIMYAYYGLAAFGPSVQKYLWWKKHITCIQLVQFGSAGVLGARAIVVGCDFPLWMQYALVVYMASFMFLFGQFYMQAYRRKLMTAFIGSQEKKLKDGRNGNIRHQNGTNGVMSNGVSPNSKFAKGEQKKSDKSNGESKSHRTNVRTRAQSRREGRPRHDS; from the exons ATGGAGGTGCTCAAGGAGAAGATTATTCATGTTCAGGACCTTTATAAATGGGCAGATTCATTGTCAG ATGAACGTGTCAGAGAATGGCCGTTGATGTCATCGCCCCTGCCAACCCTGGGCCTAGTGGCAGTTTACCTCACCTTCGTTAAAGTGGGACCCAAAGTCATGGAGAATCGTGCTCCATTTCAGCTTAGAATTCCCCTGATTTTATACAACTTGGCTGTCATGTTGCTTAATCTGTACATTGGAGTTGAG TTGGCAATTGTTTCTGTGAGACTCCGGTATAGCTGGTTCTGTCAACCTGTTAGTTACTCTAAAAATCCAGATGAAATGAGG ATAGCAGCTGCATTATGGTGGTACTACGCATCAAAATTGATAGAGTTCACTGACACGGTGTTCTTCATATTACGGAAGAAGAACAATCAGCTCACCTTCTTGCATATATACCACCACTCGACCATGTTTTGCTTGTGGTGGATAGGAATCAAATATGTTGCAGGGGGCTCTT CTTTCCTCGCAGCAATGATGAACAGTTTTGTACATGTAATCATGTATGCTTACTATGGACTCGCAGCTTTTGGTCCCTCAGTGCAAAAATATCTCTGGTGGAAGAAACACATTACCTGTATTCAGTTG GTTCAGTTTGGGAGTGCTGGTGTACTAGGAGCCCGTGCCATAGTTGTGGGTTGTGATTTTCCATTGTGGATGCAATATGCACTGGTTGTGTACATGGCCAGCTTCATGTTCCTCTTTGGGCAGTTCTACATGCAAGCCTACAGACGCAAG CTGATGACTGCCTTCATTGGTTCACAGGAGAAGAAACTCAAGGATGGCAGAAATGGTAACATTCGCCACCAGAATGGGACCAATGGGGTGATGTCCAACGGGGTATCTCCAAACTCAAAATTTGCTAAAGGAGAGCAG AAAAAGTCTGATAAGTCCAATGGGGAGTCCAAATCCCACCGCACCAATGTCCGCACAAGAGCCCAGTCTCGCCGTGAGGGCCGTCCACGCCATGACTCTTAA